The sequence CGTGGCCCTTCTGGTCCTTCCGGCCGTTGTCTTCGCGCTGCTCACCTGGCAGGTCATGGCCCACGGCCCGCTGCTGCGCCTGGACGCCCGGCTCAGCCGGGCTCTCGTCCATCCGGACGGGTTCTCCCAGGTCCTGTCCGACCTGGGCGACATCCAGGTGGCCGTCCCGGTCCTGGTGCTGGTCCTCGGCCACGTCCTGTGGCGCGGCCGGGCAGCGGGCGCGCCCCGCTGGTGGCTGCCGCCCGCCGCCGCGGCCGTCCTCATGGCGCTGGTCCCGGCGGTCGTCGTCCCGCTCAAGGACTGGACGGCACGGCCGGGGACCCCCGTGGTGCCCCCGGCCGTCGGCTACTTCCCCTCCGGACACACGGCGACCGCGGCCGTCGCCTACGGCTCCGCGGCCCTGCTCCTGCTGCCCTGGCTCCGCTCGGCCGTCGCCCGCCGGAGCGTGGCGGCCGGCTTCGCGCTGCTGGTCCTCGGGGTGTCGTACGGCCTGGTCCGCCACGGCTATCACTGGCCGCTGGACGTGGTGGCCAGCTGGTGTCTGTGCACCGTGCTGCTGACCGCCCTGTCCCTCGTGCCCGGTGCCGGCCGCCGCGTCGGCCTCACCCGAAGTACGCGTCGAAGTTCTTCTCGAACTCCCAGTTCGAGTACCGGTCCCAGTTCACCGACCACGTCATCAGACCCCGCAGGTCCGGCCAGGTCCCATGGGTCTGGTACGAGCCGCAGTCCGTCTTCTTCGTCAGGCAGTCCAGGGTCTTCGTGACCTCGGACGGCGGGACATAGCCGTTGCCCGCGTTGGTCGACGCGGGCATGCCGATCGCGACCTGGTCCGGGCGCAGCGGCGGGAAGACGTTGTTCGCGTCGCCCGCGACCGGGAAGCCGGTGAGCAGCATGTCGGTCATGGCGATGTGGAAGTCGGCGCCGCCCATGGAGTGGTACTGGTTGTCCAGGCCCATGATCGGCCCGGAGTTGTAGTCCTGGACGTGCAGCAGGGTGAGGTCGTCGCGCAGGGCGTAGATGACCGGGAGGTACGCCCCGCAGCGTGGGTCCTGGCCGCCCCACTTGCCGGTGCCGTAGTACTGGTAGCCGTTCTGCACGAAGAAGGTCTCGGGCGCCATCGTCAGCACGAACCCGGGGCCGTACTTGGCCTTCAAGGTCTTCAGCGCCGAGATGAGGTTGACGATCACTGGTGTCGTCGGGTTCTTGAAGTCCGTGTCGTTCGTGTCCAGGGACAGCGAGTGGCCCTCGAAGTCGATGTCCAGGCCGTCGAGGCCCCAGGTGTCGATGATGTCCGAGACCGAGGAGACGAAGGTGTCGCGGGCCGCGGTGGTCGTCAGCTGGACCTGGCCGTTCTGCCCGCCGATCGAGATCAGCACCTTCTTGCCGGCCGCCTGCTTGGCCTTGATCGCGGCCTTGAAGTCGGCGTCGGACTCGGCGTTCGGGCAGTCGGTGACCGGGCAGCGGTTGAAGTGGATGTCCCCGGAGGTGGGCGAGGTGGGCTCGCCGAAGGCCAGGTCGATGACGTCCCAGCTGCCGGGGACGTCGGCGAGGCGGGTGTAGCCGGAGCCGTTGGCGAAGCTCGAGTGGAGATAGCCGATCAGGGCGTGGCCCGGCAGACCGGTGGGGCCCCCGCCGCTGCCCGCGCCGGTCGTCGCGGTCACCGCCGCCGACTTCGCGGACTCCCCCGCGTCATTGCTCGCGGTGACCTGGAAGCTGTACGCCGTCGAGGCAGTAAGGCCGGTGACAGTGGCCGAAGTGCCGCTCACCGTCTGGGACTTCACCCCGTCGCGATAGACCGTGTAGCTGGTGGCTCCGGTGACGGCCGACCAGGACAGGGCCACGGAGGAGGAGGTGACGGATCCGGCCGCGAGGCCCGTGGGCGCAGCGGGCGGCTGTCCGGTGCCGGTGCCCGTGCCGCCCGGGCCCACGAGGGAGAGGTCGTCGGCGTCGTAGGCGCCGGTGCCGTACCAGCCGTGGGTGTAGACGGTCACCTTCGTGGTGGTGGCGCCGGTGGTGAAGGTGGTGCTCAGCTTCTGCCAGTCGGAGGCGGACGGGGTCCAGGTGGAGACGTCGGTGGTGCCGGTGCCGCTCGCGCCGAGGTAGACGTAGGAGCCGCGGACGTATCCGGACAGCGTGTACGTCGAGCCGGGCTGGACGCCGACCGTCTGCGTGCACTGGCCGTCGTCACTGCCGGCCGGGGTCGCCTGCAGTGCCGAACTCCCGCTGTGCACGGGCGAGTTCACTGCCGTGCCGGCCGTACAGGTCCAGCCGTCGAGGCCGGACTCGAACCCGCCGTTCGTCAGGACGTCAGCGTCGGCCGCACGGGCGGCCGACGAGAGCGCGGTGACGCCGGGCACGGCCAGCAGTGCGGCCGTGAGCAGCGCGAGGAGGGATCCGGGAGGTCTGGCGCGGTCCACAAGGGCCTCCGGTGCCGGGGGAGTTGGCGGGACGGAGCGGCCGCTCCGGGGTGGCACTCAACTTGGTCCAGACCAATCCCGTTGTCAAGGTGTCCGGCCCCGGGGCTAACCGTCGCCACCCCGGCCCGGACCCCCGCTCCTGCCCCGGGCCGGCCCCGCCGCCGCCTCGTGCATCGCCAGTTCCAGCAGCGCGGCATCGGTCAGCGTGCCCGAACCGTCCGGCGGCACCAGCCAGCGCACCCCCCGGGCCGCCCGGCCCGGGTACGGCACGACGATCCAGGTACCGGTCCCGGCGGTGCGGATGCCGGTGCCGACCCAGCGGGCCGCGGTGCCCGGCGGCACGAAGAACCCGACCCGCTCGTCGCCGAAGCCGGCGAGCACCGGGCCGGGCCGGTCGAGGATGCGGAGGAGTACGTCCAGGGTCGGACAGCCGAGGTCACCGGGCAGGATCAGTACGTCCCAGGCCTTGCCGGCGGGCAGCAGCGCGACCCCGAGGGGGTTGCGCCCCCATTCCCGGCGGCAGGCCTCGGGGTCCGGTGCGACGGATGCCAGCCATTCGACGGCCGTCTTCGCCCCAGTCATCACAAGGCCTCCCTCTCTCCTGTCGACGCGGTCGCGTCAGCAGGAGAGAGGGAGGCGTTCCGGGGGCATTACGCGGGTTCCGCACACCCTTCGAAGTGAGCTGGGTCACATTTCGATGATGCTGCGGAATCTCGCGCCGCGACGCCGCCGTGAAGCGGGCGCAGCGGCCTCAGCTGTCGAAGCCCAGCCCCAGCCGGTCCATCGTGCGCAGCCACAGATTGCGGCGGCCGCCGTGCGCGTCCGCGCGGGCCAGGGACCACTTGGTGAGGGCGATTCCGGTCCAGGCGAACGGCTCCGGCGGGAACGGCAGCGGCTTCTTGCGGACCATCTCCAGCTCCGTCCGCTCGGTGCGCTCCCCGCCCAGCAGGTCCAGCATCACGTCCGCGCCGAACCGGGTCGCGCCCACGCCGAGGCCGGTGTATCCCGCCGCGTACGCCACCTTGCCCTGGTGCGCGGTGCCGAAGAACGCCGAGAAGCGCGAGCAGGTGTCGATCGCGCCGCCCCAGGCGTGCGAGAAGCGGACACCCTCCAGCTGCGGGAAGCAGGTGAAGAAGTGACCCGCGAGCTTGGCGTACGTCTCCGGGCGGTCGTCGTACTCGGCGCGCACCCGCCCGCCGTAGTGGTGGATCGCGTCGTAGCCGCCCCACAGGATGCGGTTGTCGGCGGACAGCCGAAAGTAGTGGAACTGGTTGGCGCTGTCCCCCAGTCCCTGTCTGTTCTTCCAGCCGATCGAGGCCAGTTGGCCGGCGTCGAGCGGCTCGGTCATCAGCGCGTAGTCGTAGACGGGGACGGTGTAGGAGCGCACGCGGCGCAGCAGGCTCGGGAAGATGTTCGTGGCGAGCGCGACCTGGCGGGCGCGGACCGCGCCGTACGGGGTGCGTACGGCCATCCCGGCGCCGTACTGCTTCAGGGTCAGGGCGGGCGTGTGCTCGTGGATCCGCACGCCGAGCCTGATGCAGGCCTTCTTCAGGCCCCAGGCCAGCTTCGCCGGGTGCAGCATGGCCACGCCCCGGCGGTCCCACAGGCCCGCCTCGAAGGTCGGCGAGTTCACCTGCTCGCGCACGGCGTCCGCGTCCAGGAACTCGACGCCGT comes from Streptomyces sp. FXJ1.172 and encodes:
- a CDS encoding chitinase, giving the protein MDRARPPGSLLALLTAALLAVPGVTALSSAARAADADVLTNGGFESGLDGWTCTAGTAVNSPVHSGSSALQATPAGSDDGQCTQTVGVQPGSTYTLSGYVRGSYVYLGASGTGTTDVSTWTPSASDWQKLSTTFTTGATTTKVTVYTHGWYGTGAYDADDLSLVGPGGTGTGTGQPPAAPTGLAAGSVTSSSVALSWSAVTGATSYTVYRDGVKSQTVSGTSATVTGLTASTAYSFQVTASNDAGESAKSAAVTATTGAGSGGGPTGLPGHALIGYLHSSFANGSGYTRLADVPGSWDVIDLAFGEPTSPTSGDIHFNRCPVTDCPNAESDADFKAAIKAKQAAGKKVLISIGGQNGQVQLTTTAARDTFVSSVSDIIDTWGLDGLDIDFEGHSLSLDTNDTDFKNPTTPVIVNLISALKTLKAKYGPGFVLTMAPETFFVQNGYQYYGTGKWGGQDPRCGAYLPVIYALRDDLTLLHVQDYNSGPIMGLDNQYHSMGGADFHIAMTDMLLTGFPVAGDANNVFPPLRPDQVAIGMPASTNAGNGYVPPSEVTKTLDCLTKKTDCGSYQTHGTWPDLRGLMTWSVNWDRYSNWEFEKNFDAYFG
- a CDS encoding NAD(P)/FAD-dependent oxidoreductase, with the protein product MAPSAMSRGKDNWIASLSEAQPVPYWLEDPGKPHAEPALTGTDTCDLLVVGGGYSGLWTALNAKERDPQRDVVLLEGREVGWAASGRNGGFCAASLTHGLPNGLTRWPGEIGKLEELGRRNLDEIEASLARHGIDCDFERTGEIDVATETYQAWELKDWHRELQEKGLADGVEFLDADAVREQVNSPTFEAGLWDRRGVAMLHPAKLAWGLKKACIRLGVRIHEHTPALTLKQYGAGMAVRTPYGAVRARQVALATNIFPSLLRRVRSYTVPVYDYALMTEPLDAGQLASIGWKNRQGLGDSANQFHYFRLSADNRILWGGYDAIHHYGGRVRAEYDDRPETYAKLAGHFFTCFPQLEGVRFSHAWGGAIDTCSRFSAFFGTAHQGKVAYAAGYTGLGVGATRFGADVMLDLLGGERTERTELEMVRKKPLPFPPEPFAWTGIALTKWSLARADAHGGRRNLWLRTMDRLGLGFDS